Within Pseudodesulfovibrio senegalensis, the genomic segment CTCAAAATTGGGGTCATCAAGCCTGTACGCATCCGTATCTATCTCCGCCTCAGGGTCTACATACTCGCGAACCGGCTCCCACTGACTCTTGATGTAGCGGCCGGTCCGGGTCCAGGTATGACACCCGGTCAGCAGAACAAGAAGCAACAGCAAAGAAAAAAACCGTGTCATGTACTATCAAATCCTATATCAGCCGCAAAAAACGCGACTGTGAGTTATCATAAAAACGGATGTCAGGACCGGACCCGGGCCTCAAAACGGGCAGCCAACGTTTCCAGCGTTCCGATAAGCCGGTTCTTGGCATGAACCCCGAACGGGTCTTCCGATTCGGAAGATTCAGGGGCTTCTGTCGCATGACCACGCAATTCGTCGAGCCGTCCCTGCAAAATGGGATGTTCCTCGACCGGACGACTTTTCAACAATTCTTCATATATGGCAATTGCACCTGACACATCTCCCTGCGAGGCAAGAAGATCGGCCATCGTGCGTGTTCGCAGGTTTCCGGATTTGCCATCCACAGCTCCGGCAGAATCTGCGCCCTGCTCATTTTCCTGACCAAAGGCATCCCGGGCCAACACGCGCAGCGGAGCCGGTCGGGACGCGGCCTTGCTCGGAGCCGGAAGCGGTTCTCCCACAAGCCTATCCGAAAGCGAGGACATGCCCTCAAAGACGACATCGGTCCAGCCGATCTCCTCGCCGGAGAGATTGGAGGCTACCAGCATCAAAAAAACGGCTACGTCACGCCTGTCTTCAGGCAGGCTCTTGGCCCACGCCCGCCAGAAGGCAGGATATGAGGAAAGCGGCGCGACAACGCGTTCAAGATGATCATGGACTTCATTCTCCCGTCCGAGGTCCGACAGGACCTGCACCAGAAGCATTCTCGCCTCGAGAAAGTCGGGATGTCTGTCCAGCCCCTGCACAAGCGTGACAACGGCGTCTTCCAAATGCCCGGTGTCCACAAACAATTGAGCCAGCGGGAAGAAAACCTTCGAGCCGGGTTCAAGGGACAAGACCTCCTGATACCACTCAATTTTCTTGTCCATCCACTTCATCTCCAATGCTTGCGTCACCGTTTTCCGGGAAAAGATAAAGAATCTCGTCTTTTTTTACGAAATTCATCCGGTCGCGAATGATTTTTTCCTGATAGGCCCTGTCGCTTTTCAGTCGAATGATCTCCTTGCTCAAGTCAAGGCTTCTGGCGTCCAGGTCTTCGATCTGCCGTTGCAGAACCTCATGACGATCCTTAAGTTCCAGATAAGCGAACAACCCCTGTCCGCTCCAGATCAACCGACAAAACAAAAAAAGATTGATAAGGATCAGCAAAGCCAACAGAACGCGCTTTCCTATCATCGGACCTCTCACTGCAGTCGCCGGCCCGGGCCGTCTTCACCATCGCCGCCAGCCAAAGGCCCCTTCAATTCTTCAAGGAAATTGGCTGTGGCCTGCTCAATACGGCACACGTCCTCTTCGCTCACTTCCACCTTATCCAATTTTTCAAGAAACGACTTCAGCACCGCAAATTCGTCAAGCAAAGAACTGCCCAGCTCAAGCTTCTCAAGCTCGGGCTCAAGTTCCAGTATGGTCTGGAGGCAGTTCGCAATGCGAACCATATGGCTAGCGGCGCCGCTTTGGGTCATGACTCACTCCGTCGCTTCAACATTCCTCATTCATTAACCAATTTTTGTAGAAATTGTACAGATAATTTCCCCCGGAGAAAACCGTGAGCAACAGGGCCACGTACAAAAGCACCTGTCCCACCAGCGCCATGCTGATACCAAACAGCGGATAATGCCACAGCAGGGGAGCAAGGCAAAGACTCTGCACAATGGTCTTGAGCTTGCCGAAACGATCTGCGGCAATGACGTCGCCCTTTTCCGCGGCAATGGCACGCATTCCGGTAACCACGATCTCACGGGCCACAATGATGATGACCACCCACGCGGGAACGCGCCACTCCGCGCCCATACGAACCAACATGATCAGTACGGAACAGATGAGCAGCTTGTCCGCAAGCGGATCGAGGAATTTCCCCAGATTGGTAATGAGATTCTGCTGCCGGGCGATCATGCCGTCGAACATATCCGTGGCCGAAGCCAGCATGAAAACGATGGCGGCCAGATAGGAGCCAAAACGCCAGTGCAGAAACAGTTCAAGGTACAACAGCCCCACGATGATGGGAGCAGCAAATATGCGCGTTAACGTCAACGTATTGGGTAAATTCAATATTTCCCGTTTCATAATAACCTAGCCGTGCGTTGTGGCCGCCGCCTCGAGACTGCTGTGCGCAGCTTCGGCAACCTTGTCGCTCAATTTGAGAAACGCATCCTTTGCAAAGGACTCTTCATCGAGAAGCACCACGGGTGTTCCCATGTCGCCGGCAATGACCGTGGCCGGATCAAGGGGAATCTCGCCCAGAAACTCCAGACCGTACTTGTCGGCAAGATCGCGTCCACCACCCTTCTTGAAAAGATCTATGGACTTGTGACAGTGCGGGCACACAAGACCGCTCATGTTCTCCACAACGCCGAGGATGTTGGCGTTGGCGTACTGGAGGAAGTTGATGGACTTGCGCACATCGGACAGAGAGACTTCCTGCGGGGTGGTCACAACCACGCACAAGGCATCGGGAATGGTCTTCAGAACGGTCATGGGCTCATCGCCGGTGCCCGGGGGAGAATCCACAAGCAGAAAATCCAGCTCGCCCCATTGCACGTCGGAAATGAACTGACGGATGGCCGAAGTCTTCATGGGACCGCGCCAGAGTACGGCCTGAT encodes:
- a CDS encoding tetratricopeptide repeat protein → MDKKIEWYQEVLSLEPGSKVFFPLAQLFVDTGHLEDAVVTLVQGLDRHPDFLEARMLLVQVLSDLGRENEVHDHLERVVAPLSSYPAFWRAWAKSLPEDRRDVAVFLMLVASNLSGEEIGWTDVVFEGMSSLSDRLVGEPLPAPSKAASRPAPLRVLARDAFGQENEQGADSAGAVDGKSGNLRTRTMADLLASQGDVSGAIAIYEELLKSRPVEEHPILQGRLDELRGHATEAPESSESEDPFGVHAKNRLIGTLETLAARFEARVRS
- a CDS encoding FtsB family cell division protein, with protein sequence MALLILINLFLFCRLIWSGQGLFAYLELKDRHEVLQRQIEDLDARSLDLSKEIIRLKSDRAYQEKIIRDRMNFVKKDEILYLFPENGDASIGDEVDGQEN
- the pgsA gene encoding CDP-diacylglycerol--glycerol-3-phosphate 3-phosphatidyltransferase, whose translation is MKREILNLPNTLTLTRIFAAPIIVGLLYLELFLHWRFGSYLAAIVFMLASATDMFDGMIARQQNLITNLGKFLDPLADKLLICSVLIMLVRMGAEWRVPAWVVIIIVAREIVVTGMRAIAAEKGDVIAADRFGKLKTIVQSLCLAPLLWHYPLFGISMALVGQVLLYVALLLTVFSGGNYLYNFYKNWLMNEEC
- a CDS encoding Mrp/NBP35 family ATP-binding protein, which codes for MSSNCSSCSSGGGSDKHTDAKLKIQDELISSTLAGIGHKIFVMSGKGGVGKSSVTVNLAAALASRGFKVGILDVDIHGPSVPTLLGIHGILDVDRGSLMMPKQYSENLSVLSMESLLKDPDQAVLWRGPMKTSAIRQFISDVQWGELDFLLVDSPPGTGDEPMTVLKTIPDALCVVVTTPQEVSLSDVRKSINFLQYANANILGVVENMSGLVCPHCHKSIDLFKKGGGRDLADKYGLEFLGEIPLDPATVIAGDMGTPVVLLDEESFAKDAFLKLSDKVAEAAHSSLEAAATTHG